A segment of the Candidatus Izimaplasma bacterium HR1 genome:
ATTATATAGTAAAAATATAGAGAAGTAGAGGTGTTTTTATGGTGAATTCTGATGTTATTAGAGGACATTTAGAAAGTGTTATTTTAAAACTTATCATTGAACAAGATAGATATGGTTACGAAATAGCAAGCTGTATTAAAAAAAGAACTGATAACAAATTTATCATAAAAGAAGCGACACTCTACAGTATTGTAAGTCGTCTAGAGAAAAAAGAATTAATTGAGTCTTACGTTGGGGAAAAAACACATGGGAAAAAACGCAGGTATTATAAGATTACCTCACTAGGAAGGGCATATTACTATGAGAAAAAACAGGAATGGCTCGAACTAAAAGAAATCTTAAATACACTATTGGAGGCTTAAACCATGAACAGAATTGAAAACTTTGTAAGAAATACATTTAAAGATATCCCCAAGCAAAATAGAGACGAAATCATTGATGGTGTAATCGAGCAACTATTAGAAAAAGTAGAAGACTTAATCGACTCAGGAATAACTGAAAACGTAGCTATAGATCAAACGTTAATAGAATTTGGTAGTCTGGAAGACTATTTCCTAAAAGAGCAAAAAAAAGAAAAAAAGGCTAAACGATTAAAAACGATTAAACATTACAGAAATGATTTAATGTTTAGTAGTGTATCAGCAACTATTATTATTGGTGCATTAATTTTTATTAATTTAATGTATGCACCAGATGTAATCTGGTTCGTAATACCAGCATTAGCCGTTTTATTTTGGCCATTAGCTGTTCTATATAACCTTTTAAATAAGAGAGAAAGTAGGCGAGATAGTGATGAGTAAAAAAGCTGTAATTGCAACTTCAACAGGATGTTTAGACTACTTAGACTTAAATGAAGAGAATTTAAGAATATTAAGAATGAAAATTATCATGGGGGACGACACATACAATGACTTTATAGATATAACTGCAGATGCATTCTATAAAAGATTACTTGAGGATGACAAATTAGTCCCACAATCTTCAATGCCTTCACCAGGTGAATTATTAGAACTAATTGATGAACTAGAAGAAAAAGGTTATGATGAAGTATTCGTAACTACCATAGGTTCAGGTATGAGTTCGACTTATGATGTTTGCCTTGGAGTACAATCTACTTACGACGGAAAAGTTAAAATTCACGTAATTGATTCAAGAAACGCTGCTATCAGTGAAGGTTGGATTGCTTTAGAAATCTTAAGACTAATTAAAGAAGATAAATCAACAGAAGAAATTATTGAGTACATTGAATTTATAAGAACTAATCGTAAGCAATATTTTATGGTTGATAATTTAAGACTTTTCGTTGCTAATGGACGCCTTACTGGCGCTGCTGGTTTTATCGGAAGTATGTTGAAAATTAAGCCGATTCTAGAAGTTGATGATACAGGACATATTGTCCCGTTTAAAAAAATAAGAACTCAAAAGAAAGCTCTTAAAGAAATGGTTGATTTAGTTATTTCCGATCTAGCAAATATAGATGATTTCGTTGTAACATACGATACATCAGACAATTTAGAAGGACTACAATATATTAAAGACGAAATGGAAAAAGCTTACCCAGGTTATAAATACTATGAAGCACCAATTACTCCTGTAATTGGCTGTCATACTGGTGTAGGTACAGTAGGGATTGCCTATTTCGATCTAACAAAAAAATAATATAAAAAAAACCCGCTAAAATTAGCGGGTTTTAAATTGCTTTTTTTACGATTGCTAGTGATCTATTTGCAATCATACCAGTTAGAACTCCTGTGGCTACACTAAGAACTAAAATATATGGTAAGTAGTAAATTAATTCTGTTCTTTCAATAAGGAATATTGCCATTGCTATTTGTCCGACACTATGCCCGAATGCACCCATAATACTTACTCCAATCATGCTGAATACTCGAAATTGCTTAAAAGTAAACATGAGAAGATATGCACTGAGTCCACCAGATAATGAAAGGTAGAAAGTTACGCTAAAGATTGTACCTCTAAGTATTCCAACTAGAAGGATTCTTAAGATTAATACTAAAAATGCGTCTTTCTCTCCATATAAGTACATAATAATTAGTGTTACAACATTTGCAAGCCCTATTTTTACACCAGGAATGAAGACAGGTATAAAAGACTCTACTATTGATAATACAATACTGACAGATAACATAATTGCTAGTAATGTAAGTCTTTTTGTTCGCATAAAATCACCTAAGCTATTGTATCATTTAAATTTTATTATGGCAAGGGTATTCTAACTAGTTTTAGAGCATATCTCATGTTATCTAATATGAGTAGTAAACGCTAAATAAGCGCATTATATATCCTACACTCTAATAAATACCGATTTCTATAGTTCTAGAATCTTCCTACAATAACATCTGATTCATCAAGAATTCCAGCAGCAACTAATGCTCTTTGGAATGAAGTGCTTTCTCTTGACATTCTTACAGTTGCACCAGAAATTGTATCAAATGAATCTTGAGCAGTTTTTGTTGAACCAGCAACTAAATCTATACCAAAGTAATTGTCTTCGTTAATAGAATCTCCCCATTTAGTTACAGACCAATCAACTAATGAAGTTACTGAAGTAACATCTTTACCGATTAGGAATGCTTCTATTGCTTGATAATTACCTTCCCATCCACCGATTGAATGTCTACCATAATCTAAAGCGAATACATCAGGAACTGTGGTTGTAAAAGTAACTCCAGTTGCTTCTAGTAATTCTTGCATAGTTGAATCTGCAGTGATTCCTTCAAATACTCCATAATCACTCATTACATGATTGTACCCTGCAATACTAAACATATTTTTACCATCTAGTTGGCTCCATGAACTTGGTTTTAAAACACCTGAACCAGAAGTTCTAACTGTTGGAATAAATCCACCAGCATCACCATTAACAGTAACAGCACTTAGTAAAGTTGAATAATTATAACCAACAGGTAAAGATATTTCAAATTGGTATCTTGTTGTAGGATCTACAAATAAGAACACAGCTGATCCATCAGCGTATACTTCGACAGCATATAATGACATAAAGTCATGAGTATCAATTGTAAACATAGAAGTTCCTTTTGCATAACTAGAACCAGGTGTAGCTGCTATAGGTTCGATAGTTGCATCAACAGATATACGTGATGTACCGTCTTGACGAGTATACCATGAACCGTCTTTTAGTTTCCAAAATAATACAGATGCATCAGTAACAATACCGTCAGCGTCTAATGTAATTGTTGTTTCAACTTTTTGTGTTGCATCTTCTAATAAAGTTCCAGATGCTTCACCTTTCCAAGAATAACCTACGTAAGTACCAGATAAATCATCTTGTTCATTAGCTAAATTTTGATTAGCAGTTGCTAAATCATCTTGTAAATCAGCTACTGTTGAAGTAAGTTCAGTAATTTGCTCATCTAAATCTGTAGTATCAGGTTGACAAGCGCTTAAAGTTAATGAAATTAATGCAACAGTTAAAAATAATAATGTTTTCTTCATTGTAATTCCTCCATTGAGTTTTTATTTTGTTGTTTCGAAGATATTTTACCATAGTTTGAAAATGAAACAATTAAAGTAATAACTTTTACAAATAATGGTCGATAAGGATGAAATATTATAAACAACGCTATTTAGCTCTTTTTATAAAGTATTACAAATAACTCTCGACCATATTCTGCTTTTGGTCAAAGTGGTTCGTCTATTATACGTTCAAATAATATAGAAAAAAAGACAATACTTTATCACAAGTGGGTAACTCCCGTATGTGTAGTAATGTCTTTTTGTTTTTATTTAATTACTCTATTATGTCACCTAAGTATAACTCTTCAAAGTTGGCACTATAATGAATAGTACCATCAAGACCATACCAAATAGCTTCTAGGTCGTTAGTGTTATTTACAAATTCAATACCATCTTCAATACTCATGGTAAAGATTGCTGTACTGTATAAATCGGCTAGTCCAGCATCACCATTAACAACTATACTAACAGATCTGCTATATCTTTCAGGCATTAACGTATTAGGATTAATGATGTGATGGTAAAGTTCACCATCAACTGTAAAGTATTGTTGGTAATCACCACTAGTAACAAGTTGATCTCCATCACCTAGTAATATTGTTGCGTAACCAGGGTACTTTTGTCCGGAAGGGTCTGTTGCTGCTAAGATGAATTTACCATGATCTCTGATTGGATGAGTTCCACCAATTGAGATATTAGAGTTTCCGTTATTAAGTAAATATGCACTTAGATTTAATGAATCTAAATACCCTACTAAAATATTCGAAATATATCCTTTTGACATTCCACCTAAATCAATACTCATATTCTCTTCCATTGTAATTGTATAATTCTCATCATCTAAAACTATTTTACTTGAATCAGTATATTGATTCATTTCATTTAATAATGACATAGCTGGAATTTCCAAAGCTGCATTTGAGAATGGATCAGCTAATTCACGATAATCATGCCATACTTGTAAGACGGGTCCGAGTGCTAAGTTAAATAGGTTATTCACTTCATCTTGATGATCAAGTGTAAACTGGATCATATCAAATAGTCTTTCATCGATAGTATGAGTTTGGGTTGGGTTATCATTAATAGTTTTTACGTTAATAAACCCATCATATAATTCATATTTATCACTTAGGTTATGATAATCACTTATGATGTTTTCGACATTTTCGAAAATAGTTTTTGATTGATTATTGTATTCATCACCTTCGTAAAAAATGCTTAGTTTGATATATGTATGTAAATACTGAGAGTAATTAACAGTACACTGTGTTGTACCAGTATCATTAATAACTAAACAACCATCTTCACGGTACATAATCTTTCTTTGTAAGATTTTTGTTTGGCCATTATAGTCAAGAGAATAGGTTACTAAATAATCAGCTGCAACTTCAGTATCTATTGTGTGTGTTATAGTTACATATTCACTTAAATCTGTATTACCTTCTAAAGCGACGAATCCTGATTCTTCATACTCTTCATTCAATGTGTAGTTAACTTGAGTTTCGCCTTGAAGAGTAAAAGTTATATCACCATTATTACAAGCACTGAGTACTAAAGTAATAAGTAATGTTAAAATTAATGTTATTATTTTTTTCATGTCATTCATCCTTTCAAGAGAGATTATAACAATTTTATATATCTCTGTAAATAAAAAAACTGGTTTCCCAGTTTTTATTTTTAATAATTTGCTTCGTGATATCTTAATAACTCAATCATAACTCTTAAGAAGTTATTAGTACTTACTGTACTTGCTGAGAAATCATCAACGTCCCAACCATTAGTTTCAGTAAAATCAACAGCTCCTGCATTTGTCATACCATGTAATGTACCATTAGTAGCGACAACCATACCGTCTAAATCTGCCAAAGTTTTTTCTAAGAACCATGGGAAGTATCCTTCTTCAAGATCTTCTAAAGTAATTCCACCTTGTTCAGCAGCTCCACTTGAGTCTCCCCAAGCTCCAGCTAAGTAATGACCTTCGTCACCTTTTGAGTTAAAATCATAGTGCCAAGAAATTAATCTAATATCATTGGTACCTTTATTAATTTGTACATATACTGTATTCCAGAAGTTAACGTCACCATCACGACAAGTACATGATAAGTATGTTAATTGATAAATTACATAATCAGCTAACTTATTATATTCCATTAAAACGTATGCGTTCATATCAACTTCGTGACCTTCACCATTTAGATGAACGAAAGGAACTGCTTCCCCTTGTCCATTTGAGTAACCATCAGATTCTCCTGCACCAACTTCACCTAAACACTCAGGTCCAACACAAATGTCCTCACAAGCACTTAAACTTACTACAACTAAGACTGCAGCAATCAATAAAACTATTCTTTTCATTTAATATTCATCCTCTCAAATTATTATCGACTTAAAATCTCTTTCTTATTATATAAAATATTAATTTATAAAGCAATACAAATTTGCATAATAATTAATCTATATATTCAAGTTCTAATAGCGCTACAAGACTCTCTAAACTATTCCATTCAGAACCAAGTAGAAGATATAAAAGCGTGTCGTGATCATAGATGTCCTCATAAACTTCATTAAAGTTGTATATTTCATCAGTAAGAAAGTTCTCAACAATGGTCAATGTAGAATCCATGTTCATTTCAACATCATATCTTACTGAAATATTCTCGTCATTCAAAATATCAAATCTAATATAGGTAATATTATTTGCCACATCGAAGTCACCATACATAACATATGTTAAATCATTAGTCTCATCAATATAAGTATCATAGAAGGTATTACCAATATTGTAGTGTCCAGAACCTCCAATAACGTGTTCTCCTAAATACTCATAGTAACCACCAATTACAAATACTCTTTCGTAACCCAAGTAGTTTAATACGTCTTTTAAATAACCACTTCTAATACAACCATCAGCATATAAGAAGATTGCTTTTTCAGGTTCGAAAAGTCTTAATAAGATTCGCTCATCTAAAATTTGGTCAGGGTCAAATTCATATGTACGATCGCGATTAAAAGCACGGAAGTCTAAATAATCAAAGAAAGGTATAACATCAAAGCCTTCAATGATTCCGTATTTAAATGAAGATTCAAAGTTTCTTAGATCGATGTATTGAACATCATCTCTAAAAAGGTATAAATCTAGATTTTCCATAGAAATTTCACTTTCTGCAGTTATAACTAATGGTTCCTCAGTTTGCTCACAAGAACCTAAGGTAATAGCTAGCAATGATAATGCCAAAATTATTAATATGTTTCTCATAAAAACGCCTCCTAATACTGCCGTTTTTTATTATAACAAATTATACAGAATTGTATATAATATTATATCAAAAGATTTCTAAATAATATAATAAAATTATATTCACTTTTGAAATGCCTTTTGTTATAATTAAATAGGTTATATTTTTTTATTACGCGAAAAGAGGTGAACGCAATGACAAGTAAGTCTCAAGAAGTAAATGTTTTGTTCGAAAAATGGATTCTCGATGCTGATACAAAACTAGATAGAGAAGAACTATTTAGTAATGTTAAATCATACTTAGAATCAACGCATCCGGAAATATGTGGGAAATGTATACCATGTCGCGATGGTGTCGTTAAGTTAGAATCATTATTTGAACAATATATTCAAGGTGAGGCGACCTTGAAAACTTTAAAAGAAATAGAGCGAATCGTATATAATTTACGAGCAAGCCGATGCAGTGTAGGGTTGGACATTGGTAAAAACATGGAAGTTGTTCTAGAAAACAGCTACAACATTTTATACAACCCGGTTAAGAAATATTAAGGAGGAGCAAAATGGCTAAAGTTACTATCAATGGTGAAATTGTCAAAGTCAAAAGTGGTACAACCATCCTTAAAGCTGCTGAAAGCATCGGTATAGAAATTCCAAGATTATGTTTTTTAGAAGAAATAAATGAAATTGGATTTTGCCGTATTTGTGTTGTTGAAGTAGAAGGTGAACAAGACTTAGTATCTTCTTGTAACACAGAAATTAAAAACGGAATGGTTATTGCTACAGACTCTGAAAAAGTCATCAATTCAAGAAGAGCTACATTACAGCTTTTAGCATCTCGACATCGCTTCGATTGTTGGAGATGTCCAAAAGATGGACAATGTGAGTTCTACGACTTATTAAAAGAGTTCGATGTTACATTTGAAGAATTTGGACCAGGAATAGGAAGAAATCCTGAACAGATATATGGAAGTGGAATATCACAAGATCAATCAAAATGTGTTTTATGTAAACGATGTGTTGCTGTTTGTACAAACGTAGTTACAGCAAAAGTATTAAAATTTAGAGACGAAGATGGAATTAATCCTATCGTAAGTCCAACTCCAGGATTAGCATTTGATGAAGCAGGTTGTACTTTCTGTGGCCAATGTGTTAAAGCATGCCCAACAGGTACGTTATTTGAAACTGATCATACAAAAGAAGTTGAAGCATTACTACGCGATAAAGACACTAAAGTTATTGCTCAAATCAATACTCTAGCTAATAGCGCATTAGCAGAAGAATTTGGTTATGACTTAGATACTGATGTTGATGAAACGTTCGGTAAAACAATTAGTGCTTTAGAACTAGTAGGATTCAATCAGGTAACAACTTTAGACTTTGGAACAGATATGCAAAGTTATGCAACAGCAAAAGAAGTTATTACTAGATTAGAAAACAGTAAAAACTTCCCAGTAATCACTTCAACTTGTCCTGCAACTAATCGTTACCTAGAGTTATACAAACCAGAACTATTAGATAATTTATCAACAGTTAAATCACCACATACATTACAAGCTGCTTTACTAAAAGAAAAATTAGTAAAAGACAATGTAAAAGTTGTGACAATCGATACTTGTACTTCTAAGAAAAACGAAATTACAAGAGATGAACTTAATAACGAAGTTGATTATGTTCTAACTGTTCGTGAATTAGCTAAACTATTAAAACGCAAAAACATTAATTACAAAAAACTAGAAAACAAAGAATATAAAAACGAATTAACTGGTGAAAAAACTCCACTTGTAAAACATGGAGCATTAATTTCTACCCTAAACGCAGTATCAGAATTATTAGACTCTAAACCACTTGAAGGAATTAACTTCAAAGTAGTAAGAGGCGAAAAATTCAATGAAGCAGTTGGAATGATCAAAGAAGCTCAAGTAGTTATCGCAGGAAACAAATTAAATGTTGCTATCTGTCATGGTGGTGCAGCATTCAAAGAAATGTTTGCTAAAATAGCTTCTAAGAAACAATATCACTTAGTTGAAATGATGACTTGTCCAGGTGGATGTATCAATGGTGGCGGAATGCCATTCAATTCATTACCAATTGAAGAAGTAATCAAACTAAGAGCTAAAGCATTACACCAAAACGACGAACTAGAACTATCAAATCCTACTCACAATAAGTTAGTTACTGAAACTTATAGTGAAGAACTAAAAGACTTAATCCACACTACCTACTCACAAAAAGAGTTCACGAAAGAATAGAAGGTGTTTTTATGATAACGGAAAATAAACAATTTCTAGATCCTAGAAAAGTATATATCCCATTAACTGATAGAACTTCTAAAATTGCCAACGTTCTAGTTGAGCAATCTGAAGAAGTTAAAGTCGGACAAGTAATTGCCGATAAGTATAATGGAAAATTCAAAACACCAGTTATTTCAACAGTAAGTGGAACTGTTGAAGGATTTATAGAATTAGAAGATCGTTTCGGTAAAAAAATTGATCATGTCATTATTGAAAATGACTACAACTATTCAACTGTAAAATATAAAGATTTAACTTTAGATGCTAGTCCATCTGAAATTAAAAACCGTTTAGAAGAAATGAGTGTTAATCAAATCAGTGTTGATGGTTTATACACTGATGTTGATTTCAACAAACCAGTTAACTACATCGTAATAAACGCTACATATACAAATGAACCATTTATCTCAACTGATTATGAGTACATCAAGAAAAGCGCAGAAGAAATCGCTCTTGGTATTAAATTATTAGGACGAGCTGCTCATACCGAAAACTTGTACTTAATCGTTGATAAATTTATGGATGAAGAAACATTATATAATTTAGGAAAAGCAACAGTCGATAAAGGAATTGAGATTATTACAATCAATTCTAAAAAAATGCAAGGCGATGATTATAAACTAATCAGAAAACTTATTAAGAAACCTCTTACTAATAACTTATTAGATGACGGTGTTATATATACTACAGTTTGTGCTGCTAAAGCAACATACGACGCAGTAGTAAATAGCTTGCCTTTCACTAAACGCCAAATTGCTGTAACCGGAGATGCATTTAAAGCAAATGCATTATATGAAGTTAGATTAGGAACGTTATTCACTGATATCGTAGAAGATTTACAAAACTACCAAATCACAGATAGCTTAAACTTACACATTGGTTCATTCTTAACGGGATACCAATTAGAGACAGATGAATTTAGTATTACATCAAGCGTTGACAGTGTTAACGTTGGTGTTATTAGAGAAGATGAAGAAGAAGTGTGTATCAAATGTGGTGACTGTAACGACGTATGTCCAGCAGGAATCTTACCACAAAACATCATGGATGCTGAGTTAAGAAATGTTAATGCACGTATCGTTGATTTAAATACAAGTGAATGTATTGAGTGTGGACTTTGTACTTACGTATGTCCTTCAAAAATAAACGTACTAGAATGGGTACGACGTGCTAAACGTCGTGTCGGATAGGAGATATACATATGGAATTTACTACGAAAAAACCTCCTATTAAAACAAATCAAGAACGTTCATACAAAAAACTCTTAACACTTCACATCTCACTTATCATCGTTTCTCTAGGAGCAATCTTTACCAGAGCATTTATACCTCTACTTGAGGAAGGTGCACAATGGGCGCCAGATGAATTATTCAAATCTTTCCTAATGTTAGCTGTCGGAGTTGGAGTAAGTGTCTTACTTGAACTGCTTTATGCATTAACAGAAGGTAAAGCCCAAGAATTTACAAAATATAAAAGACTTGTTGATCCAATCAACACAGGATTATTAATCGCATTATTATTACCTACAGTTACACCTATTTACGTATTAGTATTAGCAGTTGTAGTTGGTGTTTACGCTGGTAAAATCGTCTTTGGTGGATATGGATATTACATCTTTAATCCAGTATTAGTCGGTGTCTTATTTGCGAATATCTCATTTGCTAGCCAAATGATCGTTGAAGGAACTCCGTTATTAATGTTGAAAGATGCATTAGCTGGTGGAGCTTCAAACTTCAATTTAGCTAATTTATTAGTTGGTAACTACGAAGCAGTAGCTATCGGTAGTACAGCTGCCGTTCTACTAATCATTTTATTCATCTACTTATTAATCAACAAAGTTGTTGATTTAAGAAGTAGTGGAGTATTCGTATTATCAGTTATCTTAATTAGTTTAGGAATTGGTTTTGTTAACTTTGATTTAAACGGTATGTTAGTTTATACATTAGTTAACTTGTTAACAGGATTAACCCTCTTCGGGGCTGTCTTCTTAATAAGTGAAACAATATCTAGTCCAACTTCTAGGGAAACTAAAATCATTTATGCAGTAGTAATTGCGATTCTTACAATGGCTGTTCGTGTACTTGGTACAAACCCAGAAGGTATTGTATTTGCCGTATTATTCGGTAATATGATTACACCATTCCTAAATAGAACAGTTAAACGTTCTAACAAATCAACATTTATTAAAACAGTGGTTATTTCACTCTTTGTTGTAATTTTAACTGGACTTGTTTTAGGATTTATCCTTCAAGGTCGATTTATTGAACTATTTAATGCGACAGCATTGATGGGAGGGTTATTCTAATGTTTAAAGGATTGAAAATCGTATTTATGCTTTCATTAGTAGTAATCTTAAGTAGTGTTGCTGTTTACTTTGTAGAAGACCTAACTACCCCGATTATAGATGAAAGACAAAGATTAGAAATACAAGCTGCAGTCGAAGAAGTATTCCCTGCTATTACAGGTACTACCTGGGATGTAATAGATTCAGAATTTGATTTCTCTGGTTCACCAATCACTGGTGCGAAAGAGATTAAGAATGGAGACATCTTAGTTGGTATAGTCTATACTGTAGTATTTAGAGGATTTAGTTCTGATATTACATATGTTGTTGGTTTAGACAACCAAGGAACAATCACAGGATACAAAACAATATCACAAAATGATACAGCAGGTTATGGTGCACAAATTGCAGATTCTGCAAACTGGACACAATTCCCTGGATTACTATTAGAAGCTGTTGGTAATGGTGGATTTGATGGTTTAACCGGTGCTTCAGTAACAACAAGTGCTTGGAAACAATCATTTGCTGATGTTCAAGCTTTTCATGCTTCAGCTGGAGTATTCCCAGAATTATCACAAGCAGATAAAGACAAAATATTTACAAATGGTGTACTTGGAGATTCATTCGTAGTCGAAGAGATGGTAGTTACAGGATTCAAATCTTTAGAAGATTTTGAAATCGACAGAGCTTATACAGCAACTGACGGTACTACTGAATACGCTGTTTACTTTGAAGTATATGAATCATATAAACCAGACGCAGAAGTATTCTTAGTTGTTGATTTAGCTGATAATACAGTATTCAACTTCCAAGCAACTAAAAATAGCGATACCGCTGATTGGGGTGGAGTAATTTTAGATTCTGCAAGATGGGCACAATTAGAAGGTGAAAATCAAGACTTCTTATTCGAAGGTGCATTTGATGATTTAGGTGGAGCTACAACTTCATATAGTACTTGGCAAGATGCAATGCAACGAATCTCAATTTTCCATCAAGGAGAATACATGGGAATCATTCGTTATACAACATTAGAATTACTAGATATCTACCAAGAACAATTATCAGTAGAGTTTACAGATAATACAGTAATTGAAGATGTAAAAGAACAAAAAGTAGCAAACTTAAATATCTCAAACATTTATGATGTTAAAGATGACTTAGGAAATATCTTAGGAACTGTTTACTACGTTAATACTTTAGGAGCCTACAATAACGGTCCAACATTTATTCAATTCTTAGTCGGAGTTGATCCTGATGGTAACTATACAGGTTTAAGAGTTCTAGAAACTACAGATTTAGTGTTGTTAGATTCTGAATTGTTAATTACTGATCCAACAGTATTTGATGGAACTGATTATTTCGCAGATGAAATCGTAGGTTTAACAGTAACTGAAGATATAACTTTAGATGTAATAGTAGGATATGAAACACAAATCGCTAGTATCGAAGCTACTTTAAATCAAGTAGGAACATACCACGATGAGAAATATCCTTTACGTGATGACGTTGTAATAGCTGATGCTAATTTACTTCCAGCATTCCCTGATGCAGTTTCATTCACAACTATCTACAGTGATTATACTTATAAAAACGGAATTGTTAATGTATATGAAGCATATGATGCAGAAGCAGCATTACTTGGATATGTATATGCCGGAAAATATGTTGGAAACAATTCAGACATACTATATACAATTGGTGTTGATTTAACAGGAACAACTGTAAAAATTAATGTTTACTCAGGAGACGAAACTTGGATTAATGCTGGATTTGGTTTCTATGATGGTAGCGAAGGTGATGACTTTAGAACAAGTGATTGGCTTCTAAACTTTGAAGGCTTAGATGATGGAACATTTGTTGCTAATTACACACCAGCTACAGATCCGACATTTGGTACTTCAACAGACATTGATGCAGTTTCAGGTGTATCAACAACAACAGGTGGAGACGATACTCACTTCGGTTTAATCGATAGTGTATATCAAATTCTTAAATTCCACACAGACAATTCAGTAGGAGGTGCTTCTTAATGGCTAGAAAACCAAAATCATTAAAAGAAGTGTTCACAGCTGGATTCTTCAAGCAAAATCCAACATTTGTCCAATTCCTTGGAATGTGTCCAACACTTGCTGTAACAGGTAGTGTTGAGAATGCACTTGGAATGGGTGCGGGTGTTATATTCGTATTAGTATTATCAAACTTAATAATTTCATTAATTAGAGACTTTGTACCAAATGAAGTACGTATTCCGATTTATATCGTAGTAATCGCTTCATTAGTTACAGTATTAGAAATGTTAATGAATGCATTTGTACCAGATTTAGCAGCATCACTAGGAACATTCTTAAGTTTAATCGTAGTTAACTGTTTAATTTTAGGACGTGCAGAAGCATTTGCTTCTAAAAATGGTCCAGTTAAATCAATGGCTGATGGACTTGGAATGGCTTTAGGATTTACAGGAGGTATCGTATTAATTGCGTTCTTCCGTGAATTACTAGGTTCAGGTTCTATTACAATTTGGGGAGACTTAGCATTACAATTAATCCCTGAAACGTATCAAATTTCAATTTTAGTAGCTCCAGCTGGTGCATTCTTGGTATTCGGAATCTTAGTAGCACAAGTTAATAAGA
Coding sequences within it:
- the hndD_1 gene encoding NADP-reducing hydrogenase subunit HndD, whose amino-acid sequence is MAKVTINGEIVKVKSGTTILKAAESIGIEIPRLCFLEEINEIGFCRICVVEVEGEQDLVSSCNTEIKNGMVIATDSEKVINSRRATLQLLASRHRFDCWRCPKDGQCEFYDLLKEFDVTFEEFGPGIGRNPEQIYGSGISQDQSKCVLCKRCVAVCTNVVTAKVLKFRDEDGINPIVSPTPGLAFDEAGCTFCGQCVKACPTGTLFETDHTKEVEALLRDKDTKVIAQINTLANSALAEEFGYDLDTDVDETFGKTISALELVGFNQVTTLDFGTDMQSYATAKEVITRLENSKNFPVITSTCPATNRYLELYKPELLDNLSTVKSPHTLQAALLKEKLVKDNVKVVTIDTCTSKKNEITRDELNNEVDYVLTVRELAKLLKRKNINYKKLENKEYKNELTGEKTPLVKHGALISTLNAVSELLDSKPLEGINFKVVRGEKFNEAVGMIKEAQVVIAGNKLNVAICHGGAAFKEMFAKIASKKQYHLVEMMTCPGGCINGGGMPFNSLPIEEVIKLRAKALHQNDELELSNPTHNKLVTETYSEELKDLIHTTYSQKEFTKE
- the apbE gene encoding Thiamine biosynthesis lipoprotein ApbE precursor; translation: MKKIITLILTLLITLVLSACNNGDITFTLQGETQVNYTLNEEYEESGFVALEGNTDLSEYVTITHTIDTEVAADYLVTYSLDYNGQTKILQRKIMYREDGCLVINDTGTTQCTVNYSQYLHTYIKLSIFYEGDEYNNQSKTIFENVENIISDYHNLSDKYELYDGFINVKTINDNPTQTHTIDERLFDMIQFTLDHQDEVNNLFNLALGPVLQVWHDYRELADPFSNAALEIPAMSLLNEMNQYTDSSKIVLDDENYTITMEENMSIDLGGMSKGYISNILVGYLDSLNLSAYLLNNGNSNISIGGTHPIRDHGKFILAATDPSGQKYPGYATILLGDGDQLVTSGDYQQYFTVDGELYHHIINPNTLMPERYSRSVSIVVNGDAGLADLYSTAIFTMSIEDGIEFVNNTNDLEAIWYGLDGTIHYSANFEELYLGDIIE
- a CDS encoding NADH-ubiquinone oxidoreductase-F iron-sulfur binding region; amino-acid sequence: MTSKSQEVNVLFEKWILDADTKLDREELFSNVKSYLESTHPEICGKCIPCRDGVVKLESLFEQYIQGEATLKTLKEIERIVYNLRASRCSVGLDIGKNMEVVLENSYNILYNPVKKY
- a CDS encoding Heptaprenyl diphosphate synthase component I, giving the protein MRTKRLTLLAIMLSVSIVLSIVESFIPVFIPGVKIGLANVVTLIIMYLYGEKDAFLVLILRILLVGILRGTIFSVTFYLSLSGGLSAYLLMFTFKQFRVFSMIGVSIMGAFGHSVGQIAMAIFLIERTELIYYLPYILVLSVATGVLTGMIANRSLAIVKKAI
- a CDS encoding DegV domain-containing protein, whose translation is MSKKAVIATSTGCLDYLDLNEENLRILRMKIIMGDDTYNDFIDITADAFYKRLLEDDKLVPQSSMPSPGELLELIDELEEKGYDEVFVTTIGSGMSSTYDVCLGVQSTYDGKVKIHVIDSRNAAISEGWIALEILRLIKEDKSTEEIIEYIEFIRTNRKQYFMVDNLRLFVANGRLTGAAGFIGSMLKIKPILEVDDTGHIVPFKKIRTQKKALKEMVDLVISDLANIDDFVVTYDTSDNLEGLQYIKDEMEKAYPGYKYYEAPITPVIGCHTGVGTVGIAYFDLTKK
- a CDS encoding lineage-specific thermal regulator protein; this translates as MVNSDVIRGHLESVILKLIIEQDRYGYEIASCIKKRTDNKFIIKEATLYSIVSRLEKKELIESYVGEKTHGKKRRYYKITSLGRAYYYEKKQEWLELKEILNTLLEA